In Candidatus Contubernalis alkalaceticus, the following proteins share a genomic window:
- a CDS encoding DUF4178 domain-containing protein, with amino-acid sequence MGNNHIYNVEKGDFVSIYNQDYTVDQVIKLGTGNNNNVNILIKDGSLRKWLCLRNYGEVFFVLCDEMTLEIRDFTDQLSYNNNGYDILNKGSVRAIATSNLGYPQYINIDFFDYLRKDKLEYLFVQIISGKVTFMIGEPVISTAIMVYPRPK; translated from the coding sequence ATGGGTAATAATCATATTTATAATGTTGAAAAAGGGGATTTTGTTTCCATTTATAATCAAGATTACACGGTTGATCAAGTGATTAAGCTGGGAACTGGGAATAACAATAATGTTAATATTTTAATTAAAGATGGTTCACTGCGTAAATGGCTTTGCCTTAGAAATTATGGTGAGGTTTTTTTTGTCCTCTGTGATGAAATGACTCTAGAGATTCGAGATTTTACCGACCAGTTATCATATAATAACAATGGTTATGATATTTTAAATAAAGGAAGTGTCAGGGCAATAGCTACATCAAATTTAGGTTATCCACAATATATAAACATTGATTTTTTTGATTACTTGAGAAAGGATAAACTAGAATATTTGTTTGTGCAAATAATTTCCGGTAAGGTAACTTTCATGATTGGGGAACCTGTTATTAGTACTGCCATAATGGTTTATCCCAGGCCTAAGTAA
- a CDS encoding nitroreductase family protein, producing the protein MSLIENAQDENAEFLYHAPTFVIVSNLEDNGNSMPDSALAIGNMMLVAHALGIGSCWLSQLPGFTHMPLIRELLNDLDIPATHIVYGSVVMGYAAEEPKPASPRNNVIHIIR; encoded by the coding sequence GTGAGCCTGATTGAAAATGCGCAAGACGAGAACGCAGAATTCCTGTATCACGCACCTACCTTTGTTATTGTCTCTAATTTAGAAGACAACGGAAACTCAATGCCCGATTCAGCATTAGCCATCGGAAATATGATGTTGGTTGCACATGCCCTTGGTATCGGTTCCTGCTGGTTGAGTCAATTACCAGGTTTTACTCATATGCCTTTAATCCGTGAGCTTTTGAATGACTTGGATATTCCGGCAACCCATATTGTATATGGCTCGGTTGTTATGGGTTATGCAGCAGAGGAACCCAAACCAGCTTCACCACGTAATAATGTCATACACATTATTCGGTAA
- a CDS encoding IS3 family transposase, which yields MSDKFKFIKTHKFGHSMEKMCMLLKVSRSGYYDWVDRPPSNREKKDQKILKIIKKTHIKHPVWGVDPIWAEVKETIHCSRGTVYRLMKENGIKSKRRAKWKATTNSKHNLPVAPNLLEQNFNTELPNTVWVGDITYNWTDEGWLYTAIVKDLCTKDVVGYAMGDRIVKDLVIRAMAMAVRNEKPKKDLIFHSDRGSQYCSNDFKDLLKTSNIRQSMSRKGNPYDNACAENFFSCLKCECTNFYIFETRDEAKQAIFEYIEVYYNRQRRHASLGWITPLAYKKLFAHDIVA from the coding sequence ATTAGTGACAAATTTAAATTTATTAAAACTCACAAATTCGGGCATTCTATGGAGAAAATGTGTATGCTATTAAAAGTTTCCCGAAGTGGTTATTATGACTGGGTGGACAGGCCACCATCTAATCGAGAAAAAAAGGATCAAAAAATCCTTAAGATAATAAAAAAGACCCATATCAAGCACCCAGTATGGGGCGTCGACCCTATCTGGGCAGAGGTTAAAGAAACCATACACTGCAGCCGTGGAACAGTCTATAGGCTGATGAAAGAAAACGGCATCAAGTCAAAGCGTAGAGCTAAGTGGAAAGCAACAACCAACAGCAAGCACAATTTACCGGTAGCACCAAACTTATTAGAGCAGAACTTCAATACAGAGCTACCAAATACTGTCTGGGTGGGAGACATTACATATAATTGGACAGATGAAGGCTGGCTATATACAGCCATAGTAAAGGATTTATGCACCAAAGATGTCGTAGGTTACGCTATGGGAGATAGAATTGTCAAAGACCTGGTTATAAGAGCAATGGCGATGGCCGTAAGAAACGAAAAACCCAAAAAAGATCTAATATTTCATTCAGATAGAGGAAGTCAATACTGCTCAAATGATTTCAAAGACCTATTAAAAACTAGTAATATCAGGCAAAGCATGAGTCGCAAGGGCAATCCTTACGATAATGCCTGTGCAGAAAATTTCTTTAGCTGTTTAAAATGTGAATGCACTAATTTTTATATATTTGAAACCCGAGATGAAGCAAAACAGGCCATTTTTGAATATATAGAAGTTTATTACAACAGACAAAGGCGACACGCCTCTTTGGGGTGGATTACACCGCTGGCATATAAAAAGCTTTTTGCCCATGACATTGTGGCTTAA
- a CDS encoding SPFH domain-containing protein, with translation MRFFRKQFLDILEWEDRGQEILVYKYPMEDNEIQNGGKLVVRPGQGAIFVNEGKIADVFLEPGTYTLSTQTLPVLTNLKSWSYGFKSPFKSDVYYVSTKRFLDQKWGTPKPVLIPDPKFEQVEIKAFGTFSFRVMDPALLLIDVTSTNKVYTVEDIRGQLRSYIISNFSPMVANQGVTIAELIQNYQIIDEAVLGSVNERFQKLGLEMISFVTQNISLQKELQDAIRKRSSVNILGSIDNYSQINMVDAMKESVKNPGMNAMNQAGMGMGMGMGMGNAMAQNMQRKGTDQTPQQQPPQQQPHAPKGGGINCSQCGTAATEDALFCRKCGTKIQTAPAEDVFCSKCGGKNKNDSLFCSKCGSSLSG, from the coding sequence ATGAGATTTTTTAGAAAACAATTTTTAGATATTCTGGAATGGGAAGATCGGGGTCAAGAAATCCTTGTTTATAAATATCCCATGGAAGATAATGAAATTCAAAACGGGGGGAAACTGGTGGTCCGCCCTGGGCAGGGAGCAATTTTTGTTAATGAAGGAAAGATTGCTGATGTTTTTTTAGAGCCGGGCACGTATACTTTAAGCACTCAGACACTTCCAGTTCTAACTAACCTAAAGAGCTGGTCATACGGATTCAAATCACCTTTTAAATCGGATGTTTATTATGTTAGCACCAAACGTTTTTTGGATCAAAAGTGGGGAACCCCTAAGCCGGTATTGATCCCAGATCCCAAGTTTGAACAGGTAGAGATTAAGGCCTTTGGGACTTTTTCTTTTCGTGTAATGGACCCGGCTTTGCTTTTGATTGATGTGACCAGCACAAACAAGGTATACACGGTGGAGGACATCCGTGGGCAGTTAAGAAGTTATATTATATCTAATTTTTCTCCTATGGTGGCAAATCAGGGGGTAACTATAGCAGAGTTAATTCAAAACTACCAGATTATTGATGAAGCAGTTTTAGGTTCTGTTAATGAAAGGTTTCAGAAGCTGGGCCTGGAAATGATATCTTTTGTTACGCAGAACATTTCTCTTCAAAAAGAACTTCAAGATGCTATTCGCAAACGATCCTCTGTCAATATTTTAGGCAGTATTGATAATTATAGTCAGATTAATATGGTGGATGCAATGAAAGAAAGTGTAAAGAATCCCGGCATGAACGCTATGAATCAGGCGGGCATGGGTATGGGTATGGGCATGGGCATGGGAAATGCCATGGCTCAGAATATGCAGAGGAAGGGAACTGACCAGACTCCTCAACAGCAACCTCCTCAACAACAACCCCATGCACCTAAAGGGGGAGGAATTAACTGTTCGCAATGTGGCACAGCTGCCACTGAAGATGCATTATTCTGTAGAAAATGTGGAACAAAAATTCAGACGGCTCCTGCAGAAGATGTGTTTTGCTCCAAATGCGGGGGCAAGAATAAAAATGATTCTTTGTTCTGCTCAAAGTGCGGCAGCAGCCTCAGTGGATAG
- a CDS encoding transposase — MRVYDKEFKEEAIKLSGEVGPTVAAEKLKIPVTTLYTWRSNANR; from the coding sequence ATGCGAGTATATGATAAAGAATTTAAAGAAGAGGCCATTAAGCTGTCCGGCGAAGTAGGTCCGACAGTAGCTGCTGAAAAGCTAAAAATTCCAGTCACTACTCTTTACACATGGCGAAGCAATGCAAACCGTTAA
- a CDS encoding IS3 family transposase, with amino-acid sequence MCTVIDVSRSAFYEWLKKPLTKTEQEDRELAEKIKQLFFDSRCTYGHRRIKKKLRKKGTKCSNDRIRRLMKQVHLVATIKKELIRRKRFKTRSWARLAVIDHILWYNSERIHSYLDDMSPMEFEQQYYNNMRLTAA; translated from the coding sequence ATGTGCACTGTTATAGACGTCAGTCGGAGCGCTTTTTACGAATGGCTTAAGAAGCCTCTAACCAAGACAGAGCAAGAAGACCGGGAGCTGGCAGAAAAAATAAAACAACTGTTTTTTGACTCCCGCTGCACTTATGGCCACCGCCGGATAAAGAAGAAATTAAGAAAAAAAGGGACTAAGTGCAGCAATGACCGGATTCGTCGTTTAATGAAGCAGGTGCATCTTGTGGCAACTATTAAAAAAGAGCTGATACGTAGAAAGCGTTTCAAAACCCGTTCCTGGGCAAGGCTAGCGGTAATTGATCATATTCTCTGGTACAATTCTGAAAGAATCCATAGCTACCTTGATGATATGTCTCCAATGGAATTTGAGCAGCAATACTATAACAATATGCGGTTAACAGCCGCTTGA
- a CDS encoding PspA/IM30 family protein: MGILNRFTDVVKSNINALIDKSEDPEKMANQIIIDLEKLLGEAAQGVAYAIAEEKRLKSIVEQNKAEMDRWEMRAMEALKVGDEELAREALNKKHSFDSDYTTYYELHQQQVEQVNNLKGNLRQLNEKIEEARRKRNNLIARSRSAKAQSSIAKAMGGASSSDALGKLEKMEQKVRQKEAMAEAYNELKTDDSLESRFKEIEKKSSIDHELAALKEKLKN; the protein is encoded by the coding sequence ATGGGAATATTAAATCGTTTTACGGATGTAGTAAAATCTAATATTAATGCCTTGATAGACAAGTCAGAGGATCCTGAGAAAATGGCTAACCAGATTATTATAGATCTGGAAAAACTCTTAGGTGAAGCTGCCCAGGGAGTAGCGTATGCCATTGCTGAAGAGAAGAGGCTTAAGTCCATTGTGGAACAAAACAAGGCGGAAATGGATAGGTGGGAGATGCGGGCCATGGAAGCCCTGAAGGTTGGGGATGAAGAGTTGGCCAGGGAAGCTCTTAATAAAAAACACAGCTTCGACAGCGACTATACCACATATTATGAGCTCCACCAGCAGCAGGTTGAACAGGTTAATAATCTCAAGGGAAATCTGAGACAGCTTAATGAGAAAATTGAAGAAGCCAGGCGAAAACGCAATAACCTTATTGCCAGAAGCAGAAGCGCAAAAGCTCAAAGCAGCATTGCTAAGGCTATGGGTGGGGCTTCTTCCAGTGATGCCCTGGGCAAGTTAGAAAAAATGGAGCAGAAGGTACGGCAAAAAGAGGCTATGGCTGAAGCATATAACGAGCTTAAAACGGATGATAGTTTAGAGAGCAGGTTTAAAGAAATAGAAAAGAAAAGCAGCATTGACCATGAACTGGCTGCCTTAAAAGAAAAACTGAAGAATTAA
- a CDS encoding SAM-dependent methyltransferase, whose protein sequence is MYNYHRTEKYDKRFLSQNFMGPNAMLMLDEITQCVELTKEMRVLDLGCGTGLTSVFLVKEYGVQTFAVDLWITATDNYKRFLQMGVDDLVVPIHADATVELPFADEYFDALISVDSYHYYGNNDDYFEKHLKSLIKKGAPVAIAIPGTKQEMNGIIPDALKPFLDDEGFATLHCIEWWTQILEKHLDDFSIKEMDCTDTAWSDWLATDNPIAKQDIDMMKADNGKYLNLISVTGKRK, encoded by the coding sequence ATGTATAACTATCATCGTACAGAAAAGTATGATAAGCGCTTTCTATCGCAAAATTTTATGGGTCCAAACGCAATGCTTATGCTTGACGAGATCACCCAATGTGTTGAACTCACGAAGGAAATGCGTGTTTTAGATCTGGGCTGCGGCACGGGGTTAACATCGGTGTTTCTAGTTAAAGAATACGGCGTACAAACATTTGCAGTTGATTTATGGATTACAGCTACCGATAACTATAAGCGTTTTCTGCAAATGGGTGTTGATGACTTGGTTGTTCCTATCCATGCCGACGCAACGGTGGAGTTGCCTTTTGCAGACGAGTACTTCGATGCACTAATAAGCGTTGATTCCTACCACTATTACGGAAACAACGATGACTATTTTGAGAAGCATTTGAAATCGCTGATTAAAAAGGGCGCACCGGTTGCAATTGCTATTCCCGGCACAAAGCAGGAAATGAACGGCATCATACCTGATGCGTTAAAGCCGTTTTTAGACGACGAGGGTTTTGCCACATTGCATTGCATTGAATGGTGGACGCAAATTCTTGAAAAGCATTTAGACGACTTTTCGATTAAGGAAATGGACTGCACCGACACAGCGTGGAGTGATTGGCTTGCTACCGATAATCCAATTGCAAAGCAGGATATAGATATGATGAAAGCCGATAACGGCAAGTATCTGAATCTTATCTCAGTAACAGGAAAAAGAAAATAA
- a CDS encoding transposase, with protein sequence MSGSKYHKRFDPEYKKEMVRLVEELGKSPAEVAKDIGVTATTVRRWVVQFGSQGSASFPGKGNLHPVDEEVRKRDKRIKDLEEENAILKKAMSIFAKDGK encoded by the coding sequence ATGTCTGGTAGCAAGTATCACAAGCGATTTGACCCGGAATATAAAAAAGAAATGGTTCGCTTGGTGGAGGAGCTAGGCAAGTCCCCCGCAGAGGTAGCTAAAGATATAGGTGTGACTGCCACCACTGTACGGCGCTGGGTTGTGCAATTTGGCAGTCAGGGCAGTGCTTCCTTCCCAGGTAAGGGGAATCTTCATCCCGTTGACGAAGAAGTTCGTAAACGGGATAAGCGCATTAAAGATCTGGAAGAGGAGAACGCCATTCTAAAAAAGGCCATGAGCATCTTCGCCAAAGACGGGAAATAA
- a CDS encoding GNAT family N-acetyltransferase, with product MFNIMIITGTKKHIPGCIEAVKNSELGQAYNRPFDYLQACFTEGIKSKEIYVAVNEDSVCLGFIWIVPKGVFCEFPYCKIIAVRKECRSQGIGTALLQHFESLGFANSTKIFINVSDFNMNAKKLYENLGYKEYGLVPDLFKTGISEYIMMKARGY from the coding sequence ATGTTTAATATAATGATAATAACCGGAACGAAAAAGCATATACCCGGCTGTATAGAAGCAGTTAAGAATTCTGAATTGGGGCAAGCGTATAATAGACCTTTTGATTATTTGCAAGCCTGCTTTACAGAAGGCATAAAAAGCAAAGAGATATATGTTGCTGTTAACGAAGACAGTGTCTGCTTAGGATTTATATGGATAGTCCCTAAAGGGGTATTCTGTGAATTTCCATATTGCAAAATTATTGCTGTTAGAAAGGAGTGCCGTTCTCAAGGTATTGGCACCGCCTTGTTGCAGCACTTTGAAAGCCTTGGTTTTGCTAACTCAACTAAAATATTTATTAATGTCAGTGATTTTAACATGAACGCAAAGAAACTGTATGAAAACCTGGGTTATAAAGAATATGGCCTAGTCCCGGATTTATTCAAAACAGGAATATCAGAGTACATAATGATGAAAGCCAGAGGGTATTAA
- a CDS encoding DinB family protein, with protein sequence MRDHHIKENILFQLDMCWQLYLYHTENLEDAEALWAFKPSGLQVRKQDDGWRIDWPEKESYEIGPSSIAWTMWHIIYWWTTALDCNFGDGTLNIEDIPWPGNVEKAKETIKLLHDKWVSKLNELSEEDYHLKQYAKWPLEDRNFADIALWLNGELMKNAAEIGYGRFLYATCIK encoded by the coding sequence ATGAGAGATCATCACATAAAAGAGAATATACTATTTCAGCTAGACATGTGCTGGCAACTTTATCTTTATCATACTGAAAATCTTGAAGATGCAGAGGCACTTTGGGCATTCAAGCCCTCGGGTCTTCAGGTCCGTAAGCAAGATGATGGATGGCGTATAGATTGGCCTGAAAAGGAAAGTTATGAGATTGGGCCCTCCAGTATTGCATGGACTATGTGGCATATTATATATTGGTGGACTACTGCATTGGATTGCAATTTTGGAGATGGTACATTAAATATAGAAGACATCCCTTGGCCAGGAAATGTTGAAAAGGCAAAAGAAACAATAAAGTTACTACACGATAAATGGGTATCAAAATTAAATGAGTTGTCGGAGGAAGATTATCATTTAAAGCAGTATGCTAAATGGCCATTAGAAGATAGGAACTTTGCCGATATTGCACTTTGGTTAAATGGAGAATTAATGAAAAATGCAGCGGAAATAGGTTATGGGCGATTTTTATATGCAACCTGTATAAAATAA
- a CDS encoding transposase, with amino-acid sequence MGKNNIRYDDEFKSGAVKMVVEKGVPVSKVAKDLGVSEPAIRRWVNNKTLPKDAAAKKLLELEAENKKLRKELSDANDTVNILKKSVAIFVKP; translated from the coding sequence ATGGGTAAAAATAATATTAGATATGATGATGAATTTAAGTCAGGTGCTGTAAAAATGGTTGTAGAAAAAGGTGTCCCAGTAAGTAAGGTAGCAAAGGATCTAGGAGTATCAGAGCCTGCCATTAGAAGATGGGTAAATAATAAGACTTTACCGAAAGACGCTGCTGCCAAAAAGCTTTTAGAGCTTGAAGCAGAGAATAAAAAGCTTAGAAAAGAGCTTAGCGACGCTAATGATACTGTAAACATTTTAAAAAAGTCAGTAGCCATTTTCGTAAAACCATAG